The following coding sequences lie in one Micromonospora sp. R77 genomic window:
- a CDS encoding type I polyketide synthase, with translation MWWGVLSENRDVRGGGDEKLLGYLKKVTGDLRQAHRRLRDLEAASSEPIAVIGMSCRLPGGVDTPEELWRLLDGEGDAMGGFPADRGWDLERLYSADPGQAGTTYASRGGFVPGATQFDPAFFGMSPREALAMDPQQRLLLQSAWEAFENAGVDPHSLRNSSTGVFVGAASTGYGSHLTALPEGVEGYLLTGNSMAVASGRIAYTLGLKGPAVTVDTACSSSLVAMHLAVQSLRSGECSLALVGGVTVMSTPGMFLEFSRQQGLAVDGRCKAFSDDADGTGWSEGVGLVVLGRLSDARRAGHRILAVVRGTAVNQDGASNGLTVPNGPSQQQVIRTALANAGLSAAEVDAVEAHGTGTTLGDPIEAQALLATYGQDRPADRPLWLGSVKSNLGHTQAAAGVAGVLKMVLALRHGTLPRTLHVGTPSSHVDWSAGQVRLLTEAQPWPRGDRPRRAGVSSFGISGTNAHVVLEEAPADEETTDRAPLPVVPVPLSTRQEDTLPVLAARLRSALAARPDLDPGDIGRTLATGRAAFDHRAVVVAGDHAATLAGLDQVAAGTDSALVVRGTAARSGRSRDRLAFVFSGQGGQRLGMGRDLAGVFPVFESALSEVCAQFDTLLDRPLRQVIDTAADDLGRTGWAQPALFAVEVALFRLLESWGVTPDYLIGHSIGELAAAHVAGVLDLADACRLVAARASLMQALPSGGAMWAVRAIVDEVTPLLVDGASIAAVNAPGQVVVSGTREAVEQVAAGLAERQGRWLTVSHAFHSALMDPMLAEFSRVAGTVELRKPRIPIVSTLTGAVVEEFTPTYWADQVRGTVAFGTAVGRAAELGVTRFVELGPDASLVGAIEETRTDALVVPMLHRRQAEPATAVTALARLWVHGCPVDWAAFFAPTGAALVDLPTYPFARDRYWMENPEGTRTRPAVDPVDAELWDALERGDVELFAAELGVDAELPLRDTLPALSARQRERRERAAIQRLCHQESWTPVVIGDRPVSGHWLVVEFAGDEWAPVLAGELSARGVTVSRLRVGPDELDRAVLADRLAGFADVDRVVSLLGRAVDGYPGVPQGLAATLVLVQAAGDAGIDGPLWMVTSGAVSVGPGEAVTAPLAAGVWGLGRVVALEEPGRWGGLVDVPATADPVAARAVVDVVAAAGPGAAGGTVGGEDQVAVRGSVVFGRRLVSAPLTGEGWVPRGTVLITGGTGVLGARVARWVVSRGAEAVVLVSRRGLAAPGAVELRDELTAAGARVEVVAADVADGRAVEELSGRDVSAVVHVAGVLGDGVVDGLSVDGLAGVWAGKAGAAWELDRAFGDRDLDAFVVFSSAAGVWGGAGQGAYAAANAALDGLIAARRARGLVGTSVAWGPWADGGMADDDLVRSRLDRGGMTPLDPDTAVTLLGAVTGCVTVADVDWDRLVPAVTAARPSRLFDRIAPRPAGPATATTTPTPAGGAFAGLSGTALRVSLTDLVRARVATVLGFADPTGVDVSAPFTDLGFDSLTAVELRNALSVASGLKLPSTLVYDYPSVTALAGHLMDELSGGEDSRTAVEVPATVVDGDPVVVVGMGCRFPGGVESPESLWDLLSGGVDAMGHFPVDRGWQVEDGFAAVGGFVDGAANFDATLFGISPREALSMDPQQRLLLEVVWEALERAGVGPLSLRGAPVGVFAGTNGQDYPALLALTGESTDGYGATGSSGSVLSGRVSYALGLEGPAVTVDTACSSSLVAVHLAVQSLRSGECSLALAGGVTVMSTPGAFVEFARQGGLAGDGRCKAFSDDADGTGWGEGAGVLVLERLSDARRNGHRVLAVVRGSAVNQDGASNGLTAPNGPSQQRVIRQALASAGLSPADVDAVEAHGTGTSLGDPIEAQALLATYGQGREADRPVYLGSIKSNIGHTQAAAGVAGVMKMILALRHRTLPPTLHVGTLSTHVDWSTGNVEVLTEQREWEVEQRPRRAAVSAFGLSGTNAHLILEEAPADEPSTSTTDGVAVLPVLPWPVSAKTRGAVAAQARRLLTALADDPAPADVALSLATTRSGLEHRAVVLGADADELRAGLTLLAGDGSPSTGVVSGAARDGLTGVVFSGQGSQRLGMGRDLAAAFPVFEAALAEVCAQLDPLLGRPLRALIDGSAHQPNRSSAAAEQTGSGAPDERPDATDATQDLAQTGWAQPALFAVEVALFRLLESWGVTPDYLIGHSIGELAAAHVAGVLDLADACRLVAARASLMQALPSGGAMWAVRATVDEVTPLLVEGASIAAVNAPGQVVVSGTREAVEQVAAGLAERQGRWLTVSHAFHSALMDPMLAEFTRVAGTVPMRRPRIPIVSTLTGEPITEFTASYWADQVRGTVAFAAAVDRATRLGVTRFVEVGPDASLVGAVADSGDGVLAVPMLRRDRPEPATAVTALARLWADGGTVDWAALLAPTGARVVDLPTYAFQHQRYWPKPRPAASPTTAPTVDAAFWEAVEREDADLLAARLGVDVELPLRKTLPALSAWQKQQREQSELARLRYRESWVPVAVPGDRPVPGHWLVVEFAGDEWAPALADEASSRGVTVSRLRVGPDELDRAVLADRLAGFADVDRVVSVLGRAVDGHPEFPGMPVGLAATLVLVQALGDAGVEGRLWTATSGAVSVGTGDTVVEPLTAGVWGLGRVVALEEPGRWGGLVDVPVAADAVAVRAVVDVVAAAGPGAAGGAVGAEDQVAVRGSVVFGRRLVSAPLTGEGWVPRGTVLITGGTGALGARVARWAVSRGAQGVVLVSRRGLVAPGAAELRDELTGSGATVEVVAADVSDPAVAEELLTRPVSAVVHVAGVLGDGVVDGLSVDGLAGVWAGKAGAAWQLDRACGDRELDAFVVFSSAAGVWGGAGQGAYAAANAALDGLIAARRARGLVGTSVAWGPWADGGMADDQLVLSRVSRGGVTPLDPDRALRALESVGEGCVTVADVDWDRFVPAATALRANPFWDLVAPHPTAATRPETGPTDDLRQRLAAMPAAARRTTLTEEVRAHVATVLGFPDPAAVAVGTAFKDLGFDSLTAVELRNVLAAQTGLKLPSTLVFDHPTTTALVDVLLRDLAGEDDTEPDADTELDRLEATLLALPTQELSRLRVTARLQQLMKRLESAPEAHTDADLSARIEAATSDDIFALIDNEIGTR, from the coding sequence ATTTGGTGGGGCGTCTTGAGCGAGAACCGGGATGTGCGCGGCGGCGGCGACGAGAAGCTGCTCGGCTACCTGAAGAAGGTCACCGGCGACCTGCGGCAGGCCCACCGGCGGCTGCGCGATCTCGAGGCGGCCAGCAGCGAACCCATCGCCGTCATCGGCATGAGCTGCCGGCTGCCCGGCGGGGTGGACACCCCGGAGGAGCTGTGGCGGCTGCTCGACGGTGAGGGCGACGCCATGGGCGGCTTCCCCGCCGACCGGGGCTGGGACCTGGAGCGGCTCTACAGCGCCGACCCCGGCCAGGCCGGCACCACGTACGCCAGCCGGGGCGGCTTCGTGCCCGGCGCGACGCAGTTCGACCCGGCGTTCTTCGGGATGAGCCCCCGCGAGGCCCTCGCGATGGACCCGCAGCAGCGGCTGCTGCTGCAGAGCGCCTGGGAGGCGTTCGAGAACGCCGGCGTCGACCCGCACTCGCTGCGCAACAGCAGCACCGGCGTCTTCGTCGGCGCCGCCTCCACCGGCTACGGCTCGCACCTCACCGCGCTGCCCGAGGGCGTCGAGGGCTACCTCCTCACCGGCAACTCGATGGCCGTCGCGTCCGGCCGCATCGCGTACACCCTGGGGTTGAAGGGTCCGGCCGTGACGGTCGACACGGCCTGCTCGTCGTCGCTGGTCGCGATGCACCTGGCCGTGCAGTCGCTGCGCTCCGGGGAGTGCTCGCTCGCCCTGGTCGGCGGCGTCACCGTGATGTCGACGCCCGGCATGTTCCTGGAGTTCAGCCGCCAGCAGGGCCTCGCCGTCGACGGCCGCTGCAAGGCGTTCTCCGACGACGCCGACGGCACCGGCTGGTCCGAGGGCGTCGGCCTGGTCGTCCTCGGCCGCCTCTCCGACGCCCGCCGTGCCGGGCACCGGATCCTCGCCGTGGTGCGCGGCACCGCCGTGAATCAGGACGGCGCGTCGAACGGCCTGACCGTCCCGAACGGCCCGTCGCAGCAGCAGGTCATCCGGACCGCGCTCGCCAACGCCGGCCTGTCGGCCGCCGAGGTCGACGCGGTCGAGGCCCACGGCACGGGTACGACCCTCGGCGACCCCATCGAGGCGCAGGCCCTGCTGGCCACGTACGGGCAGGACCGCCCCGCCGACCGGCCGCTCTGGCTGGGGTCGGTCAAGTCGAACCTCGGCCACACCCAGGCCGCCGCCGGGGTCGCCGGGGTGCTGAAGATGGTCCTCGCGCTGCGGCACGGGACGCTGCCCCGCACCCTGCACGTCGGCACCCCGTCGTCGCACGTCGACTGGTCGGCGGGTCAGGTGCGGCTGCTCACCGAGGCGCAGCCGTGGCCGCGCGGCGACCGGCCGCGCCGGGCCGGGGTGTCGTCGTTCGGGATCAGCGGCACCAACGCGCACGTCGTCCTGGAGGAGGCGCCGGCCGACGAGGAGACCACCGACCGGGCCCCGCTGCCCGTCGTACCGGTGCCGCTGTCGACCCGGCAGGAGGACACCCTGCCCGTACTGGCCGCGCGGCTGCGGTCCGCGCTGGCCGCCCGGCCCGACCTCGACCCGGGCGACATCGGCCGTACGCTCGCCACCGGCCGCGCCGCGTTCGACCACCGCGCGGTCGTCGTCGCCGGTGACCACGCCGCGACGCTCGCCGGCCTGGACCAGGTCGCCGCCGGTACGGATTCCGCCCTCGTGGTACGCGGCACCGCCGCCCGCAGCGGCCGGTCCCGGGACCGGCTGGCGTTCGTCTTCTCCGGCCAGGGCGGCCAGCGGCTCGGCATGGGCCGCGACCTGGCCGGGGTGTTCCCGGTGTTCGAGTCGGCCCTGTCCGAGGTGTGCGCGCAGTTCGACACCCTGCTGGACCGCCCGCTGCGACAGGTCATCGACACCGCCGCCGACGACCTGGGCCGGACCGGCTGGGCGCAGCCGGCCCTGTTCGCGGTCGAGGTGGCGCTGTTCCGGCTCCTGGAATCCTGGGGTGTCACCCCGGACTACCTGATCGGTCACTCGATCGGTGAACTCGCCGCCGCCCACGTCGCGGGCGTGCTGGACCTGGCGGACGCGTGCCGCCTGGTCGCGGCACGCGCGTCACTCATGCAGGCGCTGCCGTCGGGTGGTGCGATGTGGGCGGTCCGCGCGATCGTGGACGAGGTGACCCCGTTGCTGGTGGACGGTGCGTCGATCGCGGCGGTGAACGCGCCCGGTCAGGTGGTGGTGTCCGGGACGCGGGAGGCCGTGGAGCAGGTGGCGGCCGGTCTGGCCGAGCGGCAGGGCCGCTGGTTGACGGTGAGTCACGCGTTCCATTCCGCGTTGATGGATCCGATGCTGGCCGAGTTCAGCCGGGTGGCCGGCACGGTGGAGCTGCGGAAGCCGCGCATTCCGATCGTCTCCACGCTGACCGGCGCGGTGGTCGAGGAGTTCACCCCGACCTACTGGGCGGACCAGGTGCGGGGAACCGTCGCCTTCGGGACGGCCGTCGGCCGGGCCGCCGAACTCGGCGTCACCCGGTTCGTGGAACTCGGCCCCGACGCGAGCCTCGTCGGCGCGATCGAGGAGACCCGCACCGACGCGCTGGTGGTGCCGATGCTGCACCGCCGGCAGGCCGAACCGGCCACCGCCGTGACCGCCCTCGCCCGGCTCTGGGTCCACGGGTGCCCGGTCGACTGGGCCGCGTTCTTCGCCCCCACCGGGGCGGCCCTGGTCGACCTGCCGACCTACCCCTTCGCCCGGGACCGCTACTGGATGGAGAACCCCGAGGGCACCCGTACCCGCCCCGCCGTCGACCCGGTCGACGCCGAACTCTGGGACGCCCTGGAACGCGGCGACGTCGAACTCTTCGCCGCCGAGTTGGGGGTGGACGCCGAACTGCCGCTGCGGGACACCCTTCCGGCCCTCTCCGCGCGGCAGCGCGAACGCCGCGAGCGGGCCGCGATCCAGCGGCTCTGCCACCAGGAGTCCTGGACGCCTGTCGTGATCGGGGACCGGCCGGTCTCCGGGCACTGGCTGGTGGTGGAGTTCGCCGGTGACGAGTGGGCGCCGGTGCTGGCGGGTGAGTTGTCGGCCCGTGGGGTGACGGTGAGCCGGCTGCGGGTGGGTCCGGACGAACTGGACCGGGCGGTGCTGGCGGACCGGCTGGCCGGGTTCGCCGACGTCGACCGGGTGGTGTCGCTGCTCGGCCGGGCCGTGGACGGGTACCCGGGAGTGCCGCAGGGTCTCGCGGCGACGCTGGTCCTGGTGCAGGCGGCAGGCGACGCCGGCATCGACGGTCCGCTGTGGATGGTGACCTCGGGTGCGGTGTCGGTCGGTCCGGGCGAGGCGGTGACCGCGCCCCTCGCGGCGGGTGTGTGGGGTCTCGGCCGGGTGGTGGCCCTCGAAGAGCCGGGCCGCTGGGGCGGCCTGGTGGACGTGCCGGCAACCGCCGACCCGGTGGCGGCGCGGGCGGTCGTGGACGTGGTCGCGGCGGCGGGCCCGGGTGCGGCAGGCGGTACCGTCGGTGGTGAGGACCAGGTGGCGGTACGGGGGTCGGTGGTGTTCGGCCGTCGTCTGGTGTCCGCACCTCTCACCGGTGAGGGGTGGGTGCCGCGTGGCACGGTCCTGATCACGGGTGGCACGGGGGTGTTGGGTGCCCGGGTGGCGCGGTGGGTGGTGTCGCGGGGCGCCGAGGCTGTGGTGTTGGTGTCGCGTCGGGGATTGGCGGCACCGGGTGCGGTGGAGTTGCGGGACGAGCTGACCGCGGCGGGCGCGCGGGTGGAGGTGGTGGCCGCCGACGTCGCCGACGGGCGGGCCGTGGAGGAGCTGTCGGGTCGTGACGTGTCGGCGGTGGTGCATGTCGCGGGTGTGTTGGGTGACGGCGTGGTCGACGGGTTGTCGGTCGACGGGTTGGCGGGGGTGTGGGCCGGTAAGGCGGGTGCGGCGTGGGAGTTGGACCGGGCGTTCGGTGACCGGGACCTGGACGCCTTTGTGGTGTTCTCGTCGGCGGCGGGGGTGTGGGGTGGTGCCGGTCAGGGTGCGTACGCGGCGGCGAACGCGGCGTTGGACGGTCTGATCGCGGCGCGGCGGGCCCGGGGTCTGGTGGGTACGTCGGTGGCGTGGGGTCCGTGGGCGGACGGCGGCATGGCCGACGACGACCTCGTCCGGTCCCGACTCGACCGGGGCGGCATGACCCCACTCGACCCCGACACGGCCGTCACCCTGCTCGGCGCCGTGACCGGCTGCGTCACCGTCGCCGACGTCGACTGGGACCGCCTCGTACCCGCCGTCACCGCGGCCCGCCCCAGCCGGCTGTTCGACCGGATCGCCCCCCGACCGGCCGGCCCGGCCACGGCCACCACCACGCCCACCCCGGCCGGTGGTGCATTCGCCGGACTCTCCGGCACGGCACTGCGGGTGTCCCTCACCGACCTGGTGCGCGCCAGGGTTGCCACGGTCCTCGGCTTCGCCGATCCCACCGGGGTCGACGTGTCGGCGCCCTTCACGGACCTCGGCTTCGACTCCCTCACCGCCGTCGAACTCCGCAACGCCCTCTCGGTCGCCAGCGGACTGAAGCTCCCCTCGACCCTCGTCTACGACTACCCGTCGGTCACCGCACTCGCCGGACACCTGATGGACGAGCTCTCCGGCGGCGAGGACAGCCGGACCGCCGTCGAGGTGCCCGCCACCGTCGTCGACGGTGACCCGGTCGTGGTGGTGGGCATGGGGTGTCGATTCCCCGGCGGTGTGGAGTCTCCGGAGAGCCTGTGGGACCTGCTCTCCGGCGGCGTCGACGCGATGGGCCACTTCCCGGTCGACCGGGGCTGGCAGGTGGAGGACGGCTTCGCGGCGGTCGGTGGCTTCGTCGACGGGGCCGCGAACTTCGACGCGACCCTGTTCGGGATCTCGCCGCGTGAGGCGTTGAGCATGGATCCGCAGCAGCGGCTGCTGCTGGAAGTGGTGTGGGAGGCGCTGGAGCGCGCCGGGGTGGGTCCGCTGTCGCTGCGCGGTGCCCCGGTCGGTGTCTTCGCCGGCACCAACGGCCAGGACTACCCGGCGCTGCTCGCGTTGACCGGGGAGTCGACCGACGGGTACGGAGCGACGGGTTCGTCCGGCAGTGTGTTGTCGGGTCGGGTGTCGTATGCGCTCGGTCTGGAGGGGCCGGCGGTGACGGTGGACACGGCGTGTTCGTCGTCTCTCGTCGCGGTGCATCTGGCGGTGCAGTCCCTGCGGTCCGGGGAGTGCAGTCTCGCCCTGGCGGGTGGGGTGACGGTGATGTCCACCCCCGGTGCGTTCGTGGAGTTCGCCCGGCAGGGTGGTCTCGCTGGTGACGGCCGCTGTAAGGCGTTCTCGGATGACGCGGACGGCACCGGGTGGGGTGAGGGTGCCGGTGTGTTGGTGTTGGAGCGGTTGTCCGACGCCCGCCGCAATGGTCACCGGGTCCTCGCGGTGGTGCGGGGGAGTGCGGTGAATCAGGATGGTGCGTCGAACGGGTTGACCGCGCCGAACGGTCCATCGCAGCAGCGGGTGATCCGGCAGGCCCTCGCCAGCGCCGGCCTGAGCCCGGCGGACGTGGACGCGGTCGAGGCGCACGGCACGGGCACGTCGTTGGGTGACCCGATCGAGGCGCAGGCGTTGCTGGCCACGTACGGGCAGGGTCGTGAGGCGGACCGGCCGGTGTATCTGGGGTCGATCAAGTCGAACATCGGGCACACCCAGGCGGCGGCGGGGGTGGCCGGGGTGATGAAGATGATCCTGGCGCTGCGGCACCGGACGCTGCCCCCGACCCTGCATGTGGGCACGCTGTCGACACACGTCGACTGGAGCACCGGCAATGTGGAGGTGCTGACCGAGCAGCGGGAGTGGGAGGTCGAGCAGCGGCCACGTCGGGCGGCGGTGTCCGCGTTCGGTCTGAGCGGCACCAACGCCCACCTCATCCTGGAAGAAGCGCCCGCCGACGAGCCGTCGACGAGCACCACCGACGGCGTCGCCGTGCTGCCCGTGCTGCCCTGGCCCGTCTCGGCCAAGACCCGCGGTGCCGTGGCGGCGCAGGCCCGGCGACTCCTCACCGCCCTGGCCGACGACCCGGCCCCGGCCGACGTGGCGCTGTCGCTCGCCACCACCCGCTCCGGCCTGGAACACCGCGCCGTGGTGCTCGGCGCGGACGCCGACGAGCTCCGGGCCGGACTCACGCTGCTGGCCGGCGACGGTTCCCCGTCGACCGGCGTGGTGTCGGGTGCGGCCCGCGACGGCCTGACCGGTGTCGTCTTCTCCGGGCAGGGCAGCCAGCGACTCGGCATGGGCCGCGACCTGGCCGCCGCCTTCCCGGTCTTCGAGGCGGCCCTGGCCGAGGTGTGCGCCCAGCTCGACCCGCTGCTGGGCCGCCCACTGCGCGCCCTGATCGACGGCTCGGCGCACCAGCCGAACCGGTCGAGTGCCGCAGCGGAACAGACCGGATCCGGTGCGCCGGACGAGCGGCCCGATGCGACGGACGCGACGCAGGACCTGGCGCAGACCGGCTGGGCGCAACCGGCGCTCTTCGCCGTCGAGGTGGCGCTGTTCCGGCTCCTCGAATCGTGGGGTGTCACCCCTGACTACCTGATCGGTCACTCGATCGGTGAACTCGCCGCCGCGCACGTCGCGGGTGTCCTCGACCTGGCGGACGCGTGCCGCCTGGTGGCGGCGCGGGCGTCGTTGATGCAGGCGTTGCCGTCGGGTGGTGCGATGTGGGCGGTCCGCGCGACCGTGGACGAGGTGACCCCGCTGCTGGTCGAGGGCGCGTCCATCGCGGCGGTCAACGCCCCGGGTCAGGTCGTCGTGTCCGGGACCCGGGAGGCCGTGGAGCAGGTGGCGGCCGGTCTGGCCGAGCGGCAGGGCCGCTGGTTGACCGTCAGTCACGCGTTCCACTCGGCGTTGATGGACCCGATGCTCGCCGAGTTCACCCGGGTGGCCGGCACCGTGCCGATGCGCCGACCCCGCATCCCGATCGTCTCCACTCTCACCGGAGAGCCGATCACCGAGTTCACCGCGTCGTACTGGGCCGACCAGGTGCGCGGCACCGTCGCCTTCGCCGCAGCCGTCGACCGGGCGACCCGACTGGGCGTCACCCGGTTCGTGGAGGTCGGCCCCGACGCCAGCCTCGTCGGGGCGGTCGCCGACAGCGGCGACGGCGTGCTCGCCGTACCGATGCTGCGCCGGGACCGGCCGGAACCGGCCACTGCCGTCACCGCCCTCGCCCGGCTCTGGGCCGACGGCGGCACCGTCGACTGGGCCGCGCTCCTCGCCCCCACCGGCGCGCGCGTCGTCGACCTGCCCACGTACGCCTTCCAGCACCAGCGCTACTGGCCGAAGCCGAGGCCCGCCGCGTCGCCGACCACCGCCCCGACGGTCGACGCCGCCTTCTGGGAGGCGGTGGAACGCGAAGACGCCGACCTGCTCGCCGCTCGACTCGGCGTGGACGTGGAACTGCCGCTGCGCAAGACCCTGCCCGCGCTGTCGGCCTGGCAGAAGCAGCAACGGGAACAGTCCGAGCTGGCGCGGCTCCGCTACCGGGAGTCCTGGGTGCCCGTCGCCGTACCCGGTGACCGGCCGGTCCCCGGGCACTGGCTGGTGGTGGAGTTCGCCGGTGACGAGTGGGCGCCGGCCCTGGCCGACGAGGCGTCGTCCCGTGGGGTGACGGTGAGCCGGCTGCGGGTGGGTCCGGACGAGCTGGACCGGGCGGTGCTGGCGGACCGGCTGGCCGGGTTCGCCGACGTCGACCGGGTGGTGTCGGTGCTGGGCCGGGCGGTGGACGGGCACCCCGAGTTCCCCGGCATGCCGGTCGGGCTCGCGGCCACCCTGGTGCTGGTCCAGGCCCTGGGCGACGCCGGTGTCGAGGGTCGGCTCTGGACGGCGACGTCCGGCGCGGTGTCGGTGGGTACCGGAGACACCGTGGTGGAGCCGCTCACCGCGGGTGTGTGGGGTCTGGGCCGGGTGGTGGCGCTGGAGGAGCCGGGCCGCTGGGGCGGCCTGGTGGACGTGCCGGTGGCCGCCGACGCGGTGGCGGTGCGGGCGGTCGTGGACGTGGTCGCGGCGGCGGGCCCGGGTGCGGCAGGCGGTGCCGTCGGTGCTGAGGACCAGGTGGCGGTACGGGGGTCGGTGGTGTTCGGCCGTCGTCTGGTGTCCGCACCTCTCACCGGTGAGGGGTGGGTGCCGCGTGGCACGGTCCTGATCACGGGCGGCACGGGCGCGCTGGGTGCCCGGGTGGCGCGGTGGGCGGTGTCCCGGGGCGCCCAGGGTGTGGTGTTGGTGTCGCGTCGAGGGCTGGTGGCACCGGGGGCGGCCGAACTGCGGGACGAACTGACCGGCTCGGGTGCCACGGTGGAGGTCGTGGCCGCCGACGTGAGCGACCCCGCCGTGGCGGAGGAGCTGTTGACGCGGCCGGTGTCGGCGGTGGTGCACGTCGCGGGTGTGTTGGGTGACGGCGTGGTCGACGGGTTGTCCGTCGACGGGTTGGCGGGGGTGTGGGCCGGTAAGGCGGGTGCGGCCTGGCAACTGGACCGGGCGTGCGGTGACCGCGAGTTGGACGCGTTCGTCGTCTTCTCGTCGGCGGCCGGGGTGTGGGGTGGTGCCGGGCAGGGTGCGTACGCGGCGGCGAACGCGGCGTTGGACGGTCTGATCGCGGCGCGGCGGGCCCGGGGTCTGGTGGGTACGTCGGTGGCGTGGGGTCCGTGGGCGGACGGCGGCATGGCCGACGACCAGCTCGTCCTCTCCCGGGTCAGCCGGGGCGGCGTCACGCCGCTGGACCCCGACCGCGCGCTGCGGGCGCTGGAATCCGTCGGCGAGGGCTGCGTCACCGTGGCCGACGTCGACTGGGACCGCTTCGTGCCCGCCGCCACCGCGCTGCGCGCCAACCCGTTCTGGGACCTGGTCGCGCCCCACCCCACCGCCGCCACCCGGCCGGAGACCGGTCCCACCGACGACCTCCGGCAGCGGCTGGCCGCGATGCCCGCCGCGGCGCGCCGGACCACCCTGACCGAGGAGGTACGCGCCCACGTCGCCACGGTCCTCGGCTTCCCCGACCCCGCCGCGGTGGCGGTCGGCACCGCCTTCAAGGACCTCGGCTTCGACTCGCTGACCGCCGTGGAGCTGCGGAACGTCCTCGCCGCGCAGACCGGCCTGAAACTCCCCTCCACGCTGGTCTTCGACCACCCGACGACCACCGCGCTCGTCGACGTGCTGCTGCGCGACCTGGCCGGAGAAGACGACACCGAGCCCGACGCCGACACCGAACTGGACCGGCTGGAAGCCACCCTGCTGGCCCTGCCCACCCAGGAACTCAGCCGCCTGCGGGTGACCGCCCGCCTCCAGCAGCTCATGAAACGCCTGGAATCCGCTCCCGAGGCTCACACCGACGCCGACCTCTCGGCCAGGATCGAAGCCGCCACATCCGACGACATCTTTGCCCTTATCGACAACGAGATCGGGACGCGGTGA